In Solea senegalensis isolate Sse05_10M linkage group LG18, IFAPA_SoseM_1, whole genome shotgun sequence, a single window of DNA contains:
- the rasd1 gene encoding dexamethasone-induced Ras-related protein 1 isoform X2 has translation MIKKMSPSESDFDIPAKNCYRMVILGSTKVGKTAIVSRFLNGRFEEQYTPTIEDFHRKVYSIKGDVYQLDILDTSGNHPFPAMRRLSILTDLRDQVVPEEQDQGEHRRAAGDLRQQGGPRVPPRGAAAGDRAAGGRRRQVRLLRDLRQAQRERG, from the exons ATGATTAAGAAAATGTCGCCGTCCGAGAGTGATTTTGACATCCCCGCCAAGAACTGCTACAGGATGGTGATTTTGGGTTCCACCAAAGTTGGGAAAACAGCCATCGTGTCCCGGTTCCTGAACGGGAGGTTCGAGGAGCAGTACACGCCGACCATCGAGGACTTTCACAGGAAAGTGTACAGCATTAAGGGAGACGTTTACCAGCTGGACATACTGGATACATCAGGGAACCATCCTTTCCCCGCCATGAGGAGACTGTCCATCCTAACAG ATCTACGAGACCAAGTCGTGCCTGAAGAACAAGATCAAGGAGAACATCGACGTGCCGCTGGTGATCTGCGGCAACAAGGGGGACCGCGAGTTCCACCGCgaggtgcagcagcaggagatcGAGCAGCTGGTGGCCGGCGACGACAAGTGCGCCTACTTCGAGATCTCCGCCAAGCGCAACGAGAACGTGGATAA
- the rasd1 gene encoding dexamethasone-induced Ras-related protein 1 isoform X1, protein MIKKMSPSESDFDIPAKNCYRMVILGSTKVGKTAIVSRFLNGRFEEQYTPTIEDFHRKVYSIKGDVYQLDILDTSGNHPFPAMRRLSILTGDVFILVFSLDNRDSFQEVQRLKRQIYETKSCLKNKIKENIDVPLVICGNKGDREFHREVQQQEIEQLVAGDDKCAYFEISAKRNENVDKMFQTLFTLAKLPHEMSPDLHRKVSVQYCDMLHRKSLKNKKMKDIGEAYGVVTPCARRPSVHSDLMYIKEKAVGGGQGKDKERCVIS, encoded by the exons ATGATTAAGAAAATGTCGCCGTCCGAGAGTGATTTTGACATCCCCGCCAAGAACTGCTACAGGATGGTGATTTTGGGTTCCACCAAAGTTGGGAAAACAGCCATCGTGTCCCGGTTCCTGAACGGGAGGTTCGAGGAGCAGTACACGCCGACCATCGAGGACTTTCACAGGAAAGTGTACAGCATTAAGGGAGACGTTTACCAGCTGGACATACTGGATACATCAGGGAACCATCCTTTCCCCGCCATGAGGAGACTGTCCATCCTAACAG gTGACGTCTTCATCCTCGTCTTCAGCCTCGACAACCGCGACTCCTTCCAGGAGGTGCAGCGGCTCAAGCGGCAGATCTACGAGACCAAGTCGTGCCTGAAGAACAAGATCAAGGAGAACATCGACGTGCCGCTGGTGATCTGCGGCAACAAGGGGGACCGCGAGTTCCACCGCgaggtgcagcagcaggagatcGAGCAGCTGGTGGCCGGCGACGACAAGTGCGCCTACTTCGAGATCTCCGCCAAGCGCAACGAGAACGTGGATAAGATGTTTCAGACTCTGTTTACTTTGGCCAAACTACCTCACGAAATGAGCCCCGACCTGCACCGCAAGGTGTCCGTGCAGTACTGCGACATGCTGCACAGGAAGTCCCTGAAGAACAAGAAGATGAAGGACATTGGGGAGGCGTACGGCGTGGTGACGCCGTGCGCGCGGAGACCCAGCGTGCACAGCGACCTCATGTACATTAAAGAGAAGGCGGTAGGAGGCGGACAGGGCAAGGACAAGGAGAGGTGCGTGATCAGCTAA